The genomic DNA CTTTCTCACGATCGCCGTGATGCCCTTCACGTACTCGATCACCAACGGCATCGGCGCGGGATTCCTCGCGTACGTCGTCATCAAGACCGTCCTCGGCAAGGCGCGCGAGGTGCACTGGCTTCTCTGGGGCGCCTCGGCGCTGTTCGCGGTGTACTTCGCGATCGACCCGATCGAGCAGCTGCTCGGCGTGAAGTAGCGGCTGTGGCGGGGCGGCCTCCGGCCGGTCGGTACCGAAGCCGCGCAACGAGGCCCGCCCGCCCCGCACAGCCCGTCGTCCGTCCGGCACGGATCCCCGGTCCCCGAGCCGGACGGACGCCTCCTCACCTCGTGAGCGCCGCCTTCATCATCTTCTGCGCGATCGGCGCCGCCAGTCCGTTGCCGCTGACCTCGGAGCGCGCCGAGCCCGAGTCCTCGACGACCACGGCCACCGCGACCTCCTTGCCGGTGGACTCGTCCTTCGCGTACGAGGTGAACCAGGCGTACGGGGTGTTGCTGTTGCCCACTCCGTTCTGCGCGGTGCCCGTCTTGCCGCCGACCTCCGCCCCGTCGATCCGGGCGTTGGTGCCGGTGCCCTGCTCGACGACGGTGACCATCGCGCTGCGCAACTGCTCGGCGGTCGAGGCGGAGACGACCCGTTTCGTGTCACCGTCCGCGAACTTCTGCAGGGCGTTGCCCTCCGAGTCCGTCACCTCGGACACCATGTGCGGCGCCGCCAGCTCACCGCCGTTGGCGAGGGCCGCGGAGACCATCGCCATCTGCATCGGGGTCGCGGTGACCTCGAACTGGCCGATGCCGGTCAGCGCCGTAGACGACTTGTCCATACCGGACGGATAGACGCTCTTCGAGGCGCGCACCGGGACATCCGTCTTCTCCGTGTTGAAGCCGAACTTCTCCGCCATCGCCCTCACCTCGTCCTCGCCGAGATCGGCGGCGACCTTCGCGAAGACGTTGTTGCAGGAGTACTGGAGCGCCGTGCGCAGGGTGGCGTTCTCGCAGGGGGCGGAGGCGCTCTCGTTCTTCAGGACGGTGGAGGTGCCGGGCAGCGTGTACGGGTCGGGGCTGTCCGTGTGCTCGTCGACCGAGCTGTAGAGGCCGTTCTCCAGCGCCGCCGACGCCACCACCAGCTTGAACGTCGAACCGGGTGCCAGCGGTTGCCGCAGCGCCCGGTTGACCAGCGGCTTGTCCGGGTCGGAGAGCAGCTTCTGCCAGGTGTCGCCGTCCGTTGTCCCGCTGATCTTCGACGGGTCGTACGAGGGGGTGGAGACCATACCCAGGATCCGTCCGGTCCCGGGGTCGATCGCGACGGCCGCGCCCTTGTCGTCGCCGAGCGCCTCGTATGCCGCCTTCTGCACATCCGGGTCGATCGTCGTCAGCACGCCGCCGGGCGCCGCCTGTTTGCCGGTCGCCACGTCGAGGGGGTTCTTCAGCCGGTCGTCGGTGCCGTCGAGCACATGGCTGTAGATCCCTTCGAGCTGGGTGGCGCCGTACGCCTGCGAGCTGTACCCGGTGACGGCGGCATAGAGCTCGCCCTGTGTGTATGTGCGCTTGTACGCGAGATCGCCGGCCCCTGTCCCCTTCGATCCGGTGACCGGTGATCCGGCCACGATGATGTCGCCGAGCGGCTGCGCGTACCGCGCGATGGTCTTCCGCCGGTTGTGGTCGTCGTCTGCGAGGGCTCGGGCCTGGTACGCCTGCACCCAGGTCGCCCGCCCCAGCAGGGCGAGGACCAGCAGCAGACAGAAGACCGAAGCACGCCTGATTGTTCTGTTCATCCCGCTGGAGGGACGACCGGGGCCGTCCGGCGCGTTCCCGTCCGTGCCGCTTCTCACCGATTTTTCAGACTGACCGACCGGCCGCGGCCGTACGGCGCGGACCGGTCACCGGGTCGTGGAGCGGCCTTCGTCCGGCGTCCGGCCGGCCGGGGGTGCCAGCGTGAAGAGCAGCTCGTCGGTCAGCTCGCCGCGGGCGTGCGCGAAGCCACGGTCCTCGCCCGTGACGGTGAAGCCGCACTTCTCCAGCACCCGGCGCGAACCGGTGTTGTCGGCCGCCGCCCGGGCGTGCAGCGGGCGTTCCGGTACGACGTCCAGCAGCGCCCGCAGCGCGGCGGTCGCGAGCCCGCGGCCCCAGTGCGCCCGGTCGATCCAGTAGGTGACCTGGCGGTCGCCCTCAGGTCCGTACACCCCGGCGTTGCCGACCACCGCGCCGTCGGCGAGCACCGTCCGCATCACGATCGTCCGGTCGGCCAGGAGTCGCCTCCAGTGGGCGTCGAACGCGGCCCGGTCCGTGGGGTCCTCGCTGGTGAACGCGGCCGTGCGGACGGACTCCGGATCGCACATGTACGCGTAGAACAACGGCAGATCGCTGCCGCGCACCTCGCGCAGGGTCACCTCGGCCACGCCCATCGGTCAGAGCCTCCGGGTGGCCAGCGTCAGCCGGTCCCGCGCGTCGAAGAGCGCGTCCTTGACCATCTGCTCGTGTGCGGGGGTGAGCCGGGCGACCGGCACCGAGCAGCTGATCGCGTCGCGCGCCGGAGTCCGGTACGGGATCGCGATGCCGAAGCACCGCAGCCCGAGGGTGTTCTCCTCGCGGTCCACCGCATACCCCTGCTCGCGGATGACGTGCAGCTCCTCGATGAGCTTCTCGCGGTCGGTGAGGGTGTGCTCGGTCAGCGCGGGCAATGTCTCCGGCAGCATCTTGCGGACCTGCTCGTCGCTGTGGGTGGCCAGCAGCGCCTTGCCGAGCGAGGTGGAGTGGGCGGGGAGCCGGCGGCCGACGCGGGTGAAGGGACGCAGATAGTGCTGGGACTGCCGGGTGGCGAGATAGACCACGTTCGTACCGTCGAGGCGGGCCAGGTGAATGGTCTCCGTGGTGTCGTCGGAGAGCCGGTCCAGCGTGGGCCTGGCGGCCGCGACGACCTCGTCGCCGTCGATGTACGACGTGCCGACCAGCAGGGCCCGCACGCCGATGCCGTACCGCGTGCCCGTCGCGTCGGTCTCCACCCAGCCCAGCTCGACCAGGGTGCGCAGCAGCATGTAGAGGCTCGACTTCGGATAGCCGACGGCTTCCTGCACGGCCGCCAGCGAATGCATGCCGGGCCGCCCGGCGAAGTACTCGAGCAGCTCCACCGTCCGTACCGCGGACTTGACCTGTGCCCCACCTGACTCGGCAACCGACATCGCCCTACGCCCCTTCCAGCACACTTGCGAAACCCTGCGACTTCTTGCCAACACGGAACGCCCGGAAATAGAGTCCCTACATATTCACGATCAGGAACTCTGTTCAGAATACCGAACAACTTCTGATGTGTGGCAGTGGAGCGGAAGGAAACACGGTGGCAGCAGCACCAGTCTGGAGCGTCGACCCCCGCACCGGGAACCCGCGTGAGCAGGTTGCGGTGGAGGCTACAGCGGAGGAGGTCGACCGTGCGGTCAGGGCGGCACATGCCGTGCGGGACTCGCTGGCCGACCGCACCGTACGCGCCGCCTTCCTGCGTACCGCGGCCGATCTGCTCGCCGAGGCCGGCGAGCACGTGATCGAGGCCGCCGACGCGGAGACCGCACTCGGCCCGGCCCGGCTCACCGGTGAGCTCGCCCGCACGGCAGCCCAGTTGCGGGCCTTCGCCGAGGTCGTCGACGAGGGCGCCTTCCTCGACATCCACATCGACCACGCGGACGCCACCCGGACCCCGCCGTGGCCCGACCTGCGCCGCTACAAGATCCCGCTCGGCGTCGTCGCCGTCTACGCGGCCAGCAACTTCCCGCTCGCCTTCTCCGTACCCGGCGGCGACACCGCCAGCGCCCTGGCGGCCGGCTGCCCGGTCGTCGTCAAGGCGCACCCCGACCACCCCGCCACCTCCGAGCTGTGCGCGTCCGTGCTGCGCCGGGCCGCCGCCAAGGTCGGCCTGCCCGAGGACGTACTGATCCTGGTGCACGGCTTCGAGGCGGGCGTCGAGCTGGTCAAGCACCCGCTCGTGGCCGCCGCCGGCTTCACCGGCTCGATCCGCGGCGGGCGGGCGCTGTTCGACGCGGCGGCCGCCCGGCCCACCCCGATCCCGTTCCACGGCGAGCTCGGCTCGCTCAACCCCGTCGTCGTCACCGAGGCGGCCGCCGCCGAGCGCGGCGAGCAGATCGGTGCCGGGCTCGCGGGCTCGATGACCATGGGCGCGGGCCAGTTCTGCACCAAGCCCGGCTTCGTCCTGGCGCCCACGGGCGAGACCGGCGACCGGCTGCTGAAGTCGCTGACCGACGCGGTCAGCGACAGCGAGGCCGCGGTGATGCTCGACCACCGGATGCGGGACGCCTTCGTCGCAGGTGTACGGGCCCGGGCCGAACTCCCGGACGTGGATGCCCCCGTCACCCCTGGTGCGAGCAGCGACCACACCGTCTCCGCCGGCTTCCTGACGGTACCGGCGCACCTGCTGGCGACCGAGGGCCCGCACGACGCGCTCCTGGAGGAGTGCTTCGGCCCGGTCACCGTCGTGGCCCGGTACGCCTCCGAGGGCGAGGTCACCGCCGTCCTGTCCCGGCTCCCCGGCAACCTCACCGCCACTCTCCAGATCGCCGAGGAGGGCGCCGACGCCGACGCCCCCGGACTTCTCGCCGCCCTCACCCCGCTGGCCGGCCGGGTCCTCGTCAACGGCTGGCCGACGGGTGTCGCGGTCGCCCCCGCCCAGCACCACGGTGGCCCCTACCCGGCCACCACCTCCACCTCCACCTCGGTCGGCGCCACCGCGATCGAACGCTGGCTGCGTCCGGTCAGCTACCAGACGACACCGGATGCCCTGCTGCCGCCGGAACTGCGCGAGGACAACCCGCTGGGTCTGCCGCGCCGGGTGGACGGACGCCGCGCATGACACCGAGTCTTCCCGAACTCCCCTTTGAGCTGCGGTCGTTCGGCCCGGATGGGCAGTGGTCGTACGAGGACGGTGTGCTGACGGGTCGGGCAGGCGCCCGACAGGACCGGTTCGTACCGCCCGGCGGCGACGCCCTCGACCCGGCGAGCGACGCACCGCGCCTGCTCGGCGTGGCACCGGACGGCGACTTCCAGCTGATCGCCCGGGTGAACGTCGGCTTCGCGGCCGCCTTCGACGCCGGGGTGCTCTACCTGCATGTCGGGGAACGGGAATGGGCGAAGCTCTGCCTGGAACTCTCCCCGGCCGACCCCACCGTCTGCACGGTCGTCACCCGCGGTCGCTCCGACGACGCCAACGCCTTTGTCGTGGACGGCGAAAGCTGCTGGCTGCGGCTGAGCCGCAACGGCGGCGCGTTCGCCTTCCATGCCTCGGCCGACGGCGAGAAGTGGACCTTCGTCCGTGTCTTCGCCCTCGGCGACGCGGAGGGGGCGGCAGCCGCGTCGATCGGCTTCCTCGTCCAGTCGCCGACCGGCGAGGGCTGCGAGGCGTCGTTCGACCGGATCGCCTTCCGCCCGACCGGACTCGACGATCTGCGCGACGGCAGCTGAGCCGCCTCGCGTCCGTGCCCGTCCGTCGAGCGGACGGGCACGGACGCGACACCGGACCGGGGCACAGCGCGTGGCAGCGACCGTGACCGGTGCCGCCGCGGCCACCCGGCCGCCGAAGCGACTCCCGCTCGTCGCGTACGACCGAGGCCGTTTTCCCGGACGGTCGG from Streptomyces sp. NBC_01707 includes the following:
- a CDS encoding aldehyde dehydrogenase (NADP(+)), which translates into the protein MAAAPVWSVDPRTGNPREQVAVEATAEEVDRAVRAAHAVRDSLADRTVRAAFLRTAADLLAEAGEHVIEAADAETALGPARLTGELARTAAQLRAFAEVVDEGAFLDIHIDHADATRTPPWPDLRRYKIPLGVVAVYAASNFPLAFSVPGGDTASALAAGCPVVVKAHPDHPATSELCASVLRRAAAKVGLPEDVLILVHGFEAGVELVKHPLVAAAGFTGSIRGGRALFDAAAARPTPIPFHGELGSLNPVVVTEAAAAERGEQIGAGLAGSMTMGAGQFCTKPGFVLAPTGETGDRLLKSLTDAVSDSEAAVMLDHRMRDAFVAGVRARAELPDVDAPVTPGASSDHTVSAGFLTVPAHLLATEGPHDALLEECFGPVTVVARYASEGEVTAVLSRLPGNLTATLQIAEEGADADAPGLLAALTPLAGRVLVNGWPTGVAVAPAQHHGGPYPATTSTSTSVGATAIERWLRPVSYQTTPDALLPPELREDNPLGLPRRVDGRRA
- a CDS encoding penicillin-binding protein 2 encodes the protein MNRTIRRASVFCLLLVLALLGRATWVQAYQARALADDDHNRRKTIARYAQPLGDIIVAGSPVTGSKGTGAGDLAYKRTYTQGELYAAVTGYSSQAYGATQLEGIYSHVLDGTDDRLKNPLDVATGKQAAPGGVLTTIDPDVQKAAYEALGDDKGAAVAIDPGTGRILGMVSTPSYDPSKISGTTDGDTWQKLLSDPDKPLVNRALRQPLAPGSTFKLVVASAALENGLYSSVDEHTDSPDPYTLPGTSTVLKNESASAPCENATLRTALQYSCNNVFAKVAADLGEDEVRAMAEKFGFNTEKTDVPVRASKSVYPSGMDKSSTALTGIGQFEVTATPMQMAMVSAALANGGELAAPHMVSEVTDSEGNALQKFADGDTKRVVSASTAEQLRSAMVTVVEQGTGTNARIDGAEVGGKTGTAQNGVGNSNTPYAWFTSYAKDESTGKEVAVAVVVEDSGSARSEVSGNGLAAPIAQKMMKAALTR
- a CDS encoding GNAT family N-acetyltransferase, producing MGVAEVTLREVRGSDLPLFYAYMCDPESVRTAAFTSEDPTDRAAFDAHWRRLLADRTIVMRTVLADGAVVGNAGVYGPEGDRQVTYWIDRAHWGRGLATAALRALLDVVPERPLHARAAADNTGSRRVLEKCGFTVTGEDRGFAHARGELTDELLFTLAPPAGRTPDEGRSTTR
- a CDS encoding DUF1349 domain-containing protein, which codes for MTPSLPELPFELRSFGPDGQWSYEDGVLTGRAGARQDRFVPPGGDALDPASDAPRLLGVAPDGDFQLIARVNVGFAAAFDAGVLYLHVGEREWAKLCLELSPADPTVCTVVTRGRSDDANAFVVDGESCWLRLSRNGGAFAFHASADGEKWTFVRVFALGDAEGAAAASIGFLVQSPTGEGCEASFDRIAFRPTGLDDLRDGS
- a CDS encoding IclR family transcriptional regulator; this encodes MSVAESGGAQVKSAVRTVELLEYFAGRPGMHSLAAVQEAVGYPKSSLYMLLRTLVELGWVETDATGTRYGIGVRALLVGTSYIDGDEVVAAARPTLDRLSDDTTETIHLARLDGTNVVYLATRQSQHYLRPFTRVGRRLPAHSTSLGKALLATHSDEQVRKMLPETLPALTEHTLTDREKLIEELHVIREQGYAVDREENTLGLRCFGIAIPYRTPARDAISCSVPVARLTPAHEQMVKDALFDARDRLTLATRRL